Genomic segment of Aulosira sp. FACHB-615:
TCATGTAGTGACGCTGAATGCAGAAATGACCATGCAAGCAGAACGAGACAGCGCACTAGCCAAGGTAATTCACGATGCTGAGTTGGTGATACCTGATGGTGCTGGTGTGGTTTTGTATTTGCAGTGGCTATTTTGGCAAAAGGTTCAACGTTGTCCAGGAATTGAACTAGCAGAAACATTACTGCGAGAACTAGGACAAAAGCAAAAAGGTACAAAAGTCTTTTTTTACGGCGGCGCACCAGGAATAGCAACCAAAGCCGCAGATTTCTGGAAGCAGCAAGCCCCAGATTTAAACATAGTCGGGACTCATTCTGGCTATCATTCTCCCGAAGAAGAAGAGATATTACACCAAACACTAACTCAATTACAGCCTCAAGTTATTTTGGTTGGGTTGGGAGTACCACGTCAAGAATTATGGATTGCCCAAAATCGTCATTTATGTCCCCAAGCAATTTGGATTGGTGTTGGCGGTAGTTTTGATATTTGGTCAGGAAGCAAAACCCGCGCTCCTGCTTGGTTAGGCAATAATAATTTGGAATGGCTGTATCGCTTATATAAAGAACCTTGGCGTTGGCGACGGATGTTAGCTTTGCCAGAATTTGCCGTGAAAGCATTTGTTTACCGCTTGACAGCCAAAAGCGCCTTCTAGGGAAGAGTAGGGAGTAGGGAATAGGGAGTAGGGAGTCGGGAAAAAATAAACATCCACTTAGGACTTACGACGTAAGACGAGAAATCAAGGGTTTGATCAAGGGTGTAGGAGTGAGTCACTAGCCCCGAATTTCTCACGTATGGGTAGCGGGTGTGGAGAGAGAGGGGAGTGTGGGGAGTGTGGGGGGAAAGATTTTTTCACTATCCTCCCACACTTCCCACCCCTCACCCCTGGATTTCTCTCTTGTGAGAAATCCAGGTGGCGTGGGTGGGTTTCCCGACTTGAGCCGTATGTATCTAAAACTCTTATACCCCATACCCTTTCACCCCTAAACCCAATCTCCACAGACAATCTTGGTGCGTAAGTCTTGCCCTATTCCCTACTCCCTACTCCCTACTCCCTAATTCATGACTTGCGGATAGTACTGAAAACTTCCAAAAAATTTAATTTTTGCTTTTGAACTTGAGATTCCTGGGGCTGTCCTGGGAATCATTATTTTTAAGAGAATCTTAAATTGAAGTTTTTCGGGTGTTTAGTTCTAAGCAAGTGTAGATATTCTGCCAATGAGAACCGTTGTTAAAACTGATCAGCATATTCCTGCAAAGGATAGTACATCTTCCCCACAAAGTAGTAGTAATGCTCCCATTGTGCAGTTACGCTCTGTAACAAAAACATACAACAATGGCTGTCACGGGTTGTTGGATGTGAGTTTAGAGGTGAAACAGAAAGAATTTTTGTTTATTACAGGCCCTAGCGGTTCTGGTAAATCAACACTGTTAAAGCTTTTGTATGGCGAAGAATCGGCTACTCAGGGAGAGGTGATTGTCAATGATTGCAATGTAACAGATTTGCGGGGCGATCGCTTATCACTATTGCGGCGGCGCATTGGCATTGTTTTTCAAGATTACAAACTGATTCCCCAAAGAACAGTAGCCGAGAATGTAACCTTTGTACTGCAAGCACAAGGTTTCACTCGCAAAGAAATTCAAAGACGTTTAGAACCAACGTTAAAGTTAGTGGGTTTACTTTCCAAAGCTAACTGTTTTCCTGATCAACTTTCGGGAGGCGAACAACAACGGGTAAGTGTTGCACGCGCCATTGTGGGAACACCGCCATTAATTTTAGCTGATGAACCCACAGGAAACCTCGACCCTGATAATTCTTGGCAAGTCATCCAAATTTTGCAAAAGTTAAATTCTTTTGGGGCTACAGTAATTGTGACTACCCACGACGAACAACTTGTACGGCGCTGCAATCATCCTGTAGTCCAAGTCCGTAACGGTAGATTATCTCGGAAATAGTTAACAATCAAGAGTCACAGAAAATTCCAAAAAAGAAATTATCCAATTTGTTTACTCAACAAAGCCACTATCTCCCTTGTCTTCCTTGTCTCCCTTATCCCCCTTCCAAACAAAGAGATATTTTTCCTAAGAAGTTACTCAGTACTCAGCACTCAGCACTTTGTCTTGAGATTTTTGAGTTTTGACTTTTAACTTGACTGGTTTCAAAGGAGTGGCTTTGCTAGATGGGAGATTTGAGAGTTTGTCTAAGATTTGTAAACTCTCAAAAGCTGCCTCTCGAATGATGACTTCTTCTTCTTTAGTCAAAAGCAGTTGCAAACATTGGCTAACTTCTTGCTGTAACGACTCATTCACTGGCTGGCGGGTGATAAATTTGGTAATTCGACGTATGGCCAGCAACCGCTTTAAGGGATCTGCTTCTGTTAAATTGAGTAACAATTGCTCAAAAACATCTTGGTCTTGATGGCGATAACGGCTGAAAATTTGCCAAAGTAACAAAACTAAAGTTAATAAAGTTCCCAAACCTTGCAAAATTGTGCCAGTTGCTAACCAAGGGCTATGAGAGTCAACCCAGATAGCAGCAGCCATATAAGTGCTAATAGTTGCCAGACCACCAATAGCAACAGCTAAAACTAACCGACGATTTGGCCCGTTGAGGATTTTTTGAATTTCTACCCAACGTTGTTGCCAGTTCCATTGTTGGTTTGAGTAGGTGATTAACATTACTCCCACACCAACTATCAAAGCTAATAGCAGTTTCCAGTTCCATAACAGCATTGCTACGACTATTGTTAGGAAGCCGAGAACACCTCCAGAACCGGAAAAAGGCTTGAAATTTTGCTGCTTGGAACTTCCTGGCGACAAAGCTGGAAGTGACCAGTTGGGTATCTGGTTAATTAGTTGCTGCAAAGAAAACGAAGCCTTTGCCACAGTATTTACCTAATTGTGTTGACGAGATTTTCTAATATATCTTTTACCAGGGATTAGGTGCATGTTGAAGCTAATATTACTCATTCTGGATAGTCTTTGTCCCGAATTTCTCCCCGTATTGGTGGGGAGTGTGGGGAGAGAGGGAAGTGTGGGGGGAAAGATTTCTTCACCATCCTCCCACACTCCCCAGCACCTGGCTCTCTCTCTTGGAGAAATCCAGGCTTGGGACTGGTCTTACATACAAAAACGAAAGTCGTCAATGGTGAATTGACCGTCAAAGGCACAGAAGGTAACAGAGTGAATATTTCTGCCTGTTACAGATAATAAAATGTTGGGAGGTACTGCTGAATCAGAGTTAGCAAGATTCGCGCCAGGAAGTACGGTTTGACTGAGCAGTTGGCGATCGCTATCATAAGCAGACATAACCAGCCTTTGCGAACTAGTCACATAGGCACTAACATAATTGACTGGCTGTACAAAACTCGCTTCCAGAAACCCGCCTTTTGGCGAACCCATTAATACTATGAGGCCAGAATGGCTCGGAAATGCAGGGTTAGAAGGTTGTATGGCAATTGAATTACGGAAAACGACACCCCAGCGTTCATATTGTGTTTCGACCGATTCAAAACACTTTAAATCTTCTAAATTTAAACATACACAAATAGGAACACCCACTTTGGCTGTTTCTAAAGTTTCTGCCAACTGTCCCCGCCAAGCAGAAGCTATATGCACGTCACAGTTTTCTAATACGTCTTTAAAATCTGCCAACGCTGGTGCTTTATCCGATTGAAGAGTAGCCTGCTTTACCACAACGCCCCGCCTTACCATTACCTAGAGAACGATTTAGATAAGTAATTATATCTAAAGGTGTTTTTCTTAAATCCAGAATCGTTGCTAATCTTAGGTATTTCAACTATTCTGGAAGCTCAAAACTTTACGTGAGTTTTCTGATAGATTACCATAAAAAACCAATGTCTTTTATATCACCAAAGTAATACAGGCTACTTCACAAAAGCCTTGTATAACAGTATTTACAGGCAAATACCCTGCGAATCAGAGACAAAAAAATCACTGAATCTTCACACGTAAGCCAGTGATTTTACATCCCCTTAATCTAGCGGAGGCTAGAGGTGGAAAAATTGCGGGTTTGCTAAAAATAGCAATGAATAAACTCCGGGAAATTCCCTAAAAGTACGGCGTGTTTGGTGTGAAACGATTGCTACCAGCAATTACTCAGCTAACACACATCTACTTTGCCGAAGTATACGTAAAATAGGTTTTTGGCCATTGGTCTTATGTGAATACAAATTACTCATGACATTCTCAACCAGAGAATTTGCAACTTGAACACATACTAAATGAACGGCATATATATGTTTCAACCACAGGGATTTGAACAACGCTCAATTACAACTTCTTTAGGGAGAATAGTATATTACACTAGCGTAGGGTCGTTTTGGCAAGGGAGTGCGATCGCTGAACCGACAAAGGAAACTTTAGTATTCCTACATGGTTTTGGTGGTGGATCTTCGGCTTATGAGTGGTCGAAGGTTTACCCAGCTTTTGCTAGTGAATATCGCATTCTGGCACCAGATTTGATTGGATGGGGTAAATCAGAACATCCAGCGCGAAATTACCAAATTGACGATTATTTAACGACGATTCGGGAATTTTTGCAGCAAACTTGTACAGAAGCCGTCACGGTGATTGCTTCTTCTTTGACTGCGGCGTTGACAATTCGAGTTGCGATCGCTCATCCTGAATTATTCAAATCTTTAATTCTCACCACACCAGCAGGACTATCTGATTTTGGCGGAGACTACTCCCGCAGTTTTTTTGCTCAGTTAGTCAGCGTACCCATAATTGACCGCTTGCTTTACAGTACTGGTATTGCGACCGAAGCAGGCATTCGCAGTTTTTTAGAGCAAAGACAATTTGCCCAAGCCAATCGAGTTTATCAAGAAATTGTCCAGGCTTATCTGCAATCTGCCCAGCAGCCTAATGCGGAATATGCTGCACTTTCTTTTGTGCGGGGTGATTTGTGTTTTGATTTATCCCTGGACATTGAAAAGCTGACCACTCCAACTGCGATTATTTGGGGGGAGAAATCCCAATTTACTGGCCCCGAAATTGGTCGTCGTTTAGCAGAGAAAAACCCCCAAGCAATTCGCGTGTTTCAACAACTAGAAGATGTGGGATTAACACCCCAGTTGGAACTACCAGCCGTCACCATTGGATTAATTCGCCAGTTTTTGCCTTTAGTCAATAAAGAGTGCTGAGTTGAAAGTGCTGAGTGCTGAGTTAGGATAGCGCCTGTGGCGCTAATAATGTGGAGATGCGTTTCACTACTAACCACTCACACTTCGACTCCGCTCAGTGTAAAGCACTCAGCACTGGAAATAATTTCACACTTCAATTATTTATTCTCTACGCGGACATCAATTACAGTGGCATTGAAGTTGTAGTTATAACCTTCTAATTCAAAAGGCATACCAATTTTGACTTTGCTGTTACCTAAAACTGGGCCATTTTCCGTGACTTGCGCCTTACCTTCCAAAGTTAACAGCATATCTGTACTGTAATTGTTCTTTCGAGGATCTTTGACTTCCTTAACTGAACCATCTGGTTGGGTAGCAGTGATTGTTCTCTCTAGTACTTCAATAGATTTAATCCCAATTTGACCGTAAGGCTGATTACGGATAATGACGTTTGTTTTACCGCCTTTCTTAAATCCACTTTCAAATAAGCGTTCTGGGTCGCGGACATTCAAACCCCGCACGGCTAAATCTACCTCAATGGGTACGGTTTTTGAACCAACTTGAGCCACAGAACCAGAGGTTCCTGGAAAAAAGAAGATACCAACTATAACTAGCAGAATTACAAGTGCAGCGCCTACATCAAGAATATTGACTTTACCGAACAAGCGACCTTTGGAATCAAAAATAGCCATAAAAACTTTTCCTAAATACAAACAAAGTATTTGATTGTAGCAACAAAGTTAATCAGGAACATGACAATTTCCCGACAGAGGTATGACTGAAAGATGGCTAGGTCTTTGAGTCTGGCGACAGTGTATCACGAGTTGAAAAAATCGGCGTGAAGTCGGCACATCCTTTACATTAGGACTTACAAAAATCAAGGGTTTGGGTGAGGGTGAAGGGGTATAGCCTGCATTTCTCACCACACCTTTCAAAGCCTGTGCAGGGGAGCAGGGGAGCAGGGGAGAATGAAGGTACTCTCTTCCCTGCCCCTCCGCACCTCTGCCCCTCTGCCCCATCAAACGCCTGAAGCTTGTGAGAAATGCGGGTATAGGGGTGTAAGGGTGTAGATAAATCCTTCTAGAGATAATTTGGGCGATCGCATCCGTAGTCATAAGATGAAATTGCAACTTCAAGCGCAGTAACTCCGTCTTGTATTTTGTCCTGTGATTGTTGCTTGTCTCGAAATTATTATCAGAAATGCTTATGATGGCTTGGAAAGGTTTTACAGCAAATTATCGTCGCTGGCGGCGTAGTTGGTTATATCCAATAATGTCGGTGGTAGTCGCCCTCAGTTTGTGTTTGAGTACACCTTTACCTGGACGGGCTGTAGATTTATTACCACTGTTGTTCCAAGGAGCGCAAATACTTCAGCTTTCTAATATATCCTCTCGCCAAGAAGTAGAGCTTGGCAAACAGATGAATGATGAATTACTTGGTGAAGTTCGTCTGTATCGCAATGCAGAAGTGAATCGTTATGTGCAGGAAATTGGTCAAAGATTAGCCGCCAATAGCGATCGCCCCAGTCTTCCTTTTACCTTTCAGGTGGTAGAAGATAATGCTGTGAATGCTTTTGCTACTACTGGGGGTTTTGTTTATCTCAACACAGGTTTACTTAAAACCGCAGAAAATGAAGCGGAACTAGCTAGTGTGATAGCTCATGAAATTGGTCACATTGGTGGGAAACACTTGGTTAAACAAATGCAGCAAAGGGCTGTGGCGAGTGGTTTAGCTACAGTAGCCGGTTTAGACCGTAATCAAGCTGTGGCTATTGGTGTAGACTTAGCCCTTAACCGTCCTCGCAGTCGTCAAGATGAGTTTGATGCCGATAAAAGAGGTTTAAGAACTCTAACAAGAGCCGGTTATGCTCAATCTGGGATGGTTTCCTTTATGCAAAAGCTACTCAAAAGTGGTTCTGGGCCAACTTTCTTGAGTACGCACCCTGCTACTAGCGATCGCATCAATAATCTTAAACGTGCAATTAATTCTCAACCCAGTAGTGGGCGTGACGGTTTAGATAACGCTGCTTATCGAGCTAGAATTCGACCATTACTTTAGTTTTTTCACTGTGCCGAATTTACAACCAAAACCTATGCTCGCTGCGGCTGGCGGCGAGCTTTGATTTGGGAAGGTTCCACTGTTACCACGCCATCTTCTAGCGGTAAGATACGCTGGGTATTTTGAAATACATTTACTTGATAAATTAAATGATTGGTAACATCAAATCCAGTTAACCAACCACTACGAGGATGATAAGCTCCAGTATCGATATCTAGCCATCCTCTACCTTCGGCTAGTTTACCCGGAGGAACGTTTGGTAAAGTAAAAGTTATAGTATGCCCAACTATAATGAGCTTATCAGGAAAATAAGGCTTTTCTATGCTGTGAAATTCATCTCTAATCCAGCAGAACTGCTCGGCAGTTTGTTCGGCGAGAGGCAGATTTGGGTCTAATCCGGCATGAGTTAACCAAATATCGCCCAAATCTAAATAAGTGGGTAGGGATTGAAACCACTCTAAATGCTCTTGGGGAATAGTGGATGCTTGGTAACTGCTGAGAGTGGCTTGTCCACCGCTATACAACCAAGCTTGCATAGCTGGGGCGGGAATATTTGTTTGGGTGAGAATATTCAATAACATCTGCTCGTGATTACCCAACAGACAGGGATAATTGTTCTGCCGGACAAAATTCACAACATTGTAGCTGTGGGGGCCACGATCAATTAAGTCACCGAGAAAATAAACTTGATCTTCTGATGTGGGTGCGATCGCCTCTAACAAAGTCATCAAGCCTTCATAATGACCATGCACATCCCCAATAACTATGCGACGTTTCCTTGTTCTACTCATCTGCATTTAGCTGAAATGAAATTAGTTTAATATTTTTGCTACACTATAACCGCAGGTTATTCCGTAAATAAAGATAAATATTACTTGCGTAAATTTAAATTTTATTTAAAGTTTTATCTGCACCAAAAATTATCAATTTGCTTACACACCCTAACTTAAAATTTAGGCTGTAATTCTAATTTTAGTTTGCCCAATGTCTGAACAATTTTCTCCTGAAATTAGCACACGCATCTGTAATCACATGAACGAAGATCATGCTGATGCTGTACTTTTATATGCAAAATTTTTTTGGTGATATTACTGAGGCTACATCAGCCCAAATGTTAGCAATTGATTCACAGGGAATGGATTTAACCACGCAAGTCAATGAAGAATCCATTCCAGTGCGTATCCAATTTGACCATATTTTAGCGGATGCGGAAGATGCTCATCAAACTTTGATTGCGATGATTAAGCAGGCGCGGGTGAAGGGGTGAGGGGTTAGAGTTTTCAGTTATTTAGAAGGGAGACAAGGGAGACAAGGGAGACAAGGGAGAGGGGGTAGCTTTTATTGTTTGAAGCATAAAAATAAGTTCCTACTCGGTTTGTAATAACCAAAAACCACTGTAAGTCATACCAGAATCATCGGGTTG
This window contains:
- a CDS encoding WecB/TagA/CpsF family glycosyltransferase, with protein sequence MSKPPKVFSVLGIPVHVMSNYPGWLLECLQHSRGTHVVTLNAEMTMQAERDSALAKVIHDAELVIPDGAGVVLYLQWLFWQKVQRCPGIELAETLLRELGQKQKGTKVFFYGGAPGIATKAADFWKQQAPDLNIVGTHSGYHSPEEEEILHQTLTQLQPQVILVGLGVPRQELWIAQNRHLCPQAIWIGVGGSFDIWSGSKTRAPAWLGNNNLEWLYRLYKEPWRWRRMLALPEFAVKAFVYRLTAKSAF
- the ftsE gene encoding cell division ATP-binding protein FtsE — protein: MRTVVKTDQHIPAKDSTSSPQSSSNAPIVQLRSVTKTYNNGCHGLLDVSLEVKQKEFLFITGPSGSGKSTLLKLLYGEESATQGEVIVNDCNVTDLRGDRLSLLRRRIGIVFQDYKLIPQRTVAENVTFVLQAQGFTRKEIQRRLEPTLKLVGLLSKANCFPDQLSGGEQQRVSVARAIVGTPPLILADEPTGNLDPDNSWQVIQILQKLNSFGATVIVTTHDEQLVRRCNHPVVQVRNGRLSRK
- a CDS encoding alpha/beta fold hydrolase, with translation MFQPQGFEQRSITTSLGRIVYYTSVGSFWQGSAIAEPTKETLVFLHGFGGGSSAYEWSKVYPAFASEYRILAPDLIGWGKSEHPARNYQIDDYLTTIREFLQQTCTEAVTVIASSLTAALTIRVAIAHPELFKSLILTTPAGLSDFGGDYSRSFFAQLVSVPIIDRLLYSTGIATEAGIRSFLEQRQFAQANRVYQEIVQAYLQSAQQPNAEYAALSFVRGDLCFDLSLDIEKLTTPTAIIWGEKSQFTGPEIGRRLAEKNPQAIRVFQQLEDVGLTPQLELPAVTIGLIRQFLPLVNKEC
- a CDS encoding DUF4330 domain-containing protein, whose product is MAIFDSKGRLFGKVNILDVGAALVILLVIVGIFFFPGTSGSVAQVGSKTVPIEVDLAVRGLNVRDPERLFESGFKKGGKTNVIIRNQPYGQIGIKSIEVLERTITATQPDGSVKEVKDPRKNNYSTDMLLTLEGKAQVTENGPVLGNSKVKIGMPFELEGYNYNFNATVIDVRVENK
- a CDS encoding M48 family metallopeptidase codes for the protein MMAWKGFTANYRRWRRSWLYPIMSVVVALSLCLSTPLPGRAVDLLPLLFQGAQILQLSNISSRQEVELGKQMNDELLGEVRLYRNAEVNRYVQEIGQRLAANSDRPSLPFTFQVVEDNAVNAFATTGGFVYLNTGLLKTAENEAELASVIAHEIGHIGGKHLVKQMQQRAVASGLATVAGLDRNQAVAIGVDLALNRPRSRQDEFDADKRGLRTLTRAGYAQSGMVSFMQKLLKSGSGPTFLSTHPATSDRINNLKRAINSQPSSGRDGLDNAAYRARIRPLL
- a CDS encoding metallophosphoesterase family protein, translated to MSRTRKRRIVIGDVHGHYEGLMTLLEAIAPTSEDQVYFLGDLIDRGPHSYNVVNFVRQNNYPCLLGNHEQMLLNILTQTNIPAPAMQAWLYSGGQATLSSYQASTIPQEHLEWFQSLPTYLDLGDIWLTHAGLDPNLPLAEQTAEQFCWIRDEFHSIEKPYFPDKLIIVGHTITFTLPNVPPGKLAEGRGWLDIDTGAYHPRSGWLTGFDVTNHLIYQVNVFQNTQRILPLEDGVVTVEPSQIKARRQPQRA